One Spea bombifrons isolate aSpeBom1 chromosome 1, aSpeBom1.2.pri, whole genome shotgun sequence DNA window includes the following coding sequences:
- the ZNF462 gene encoding zinc finger protein 462 isoform X2, with amino-acid sequence MEVLQCDGCDFRAQSYDELKAHIQDVHTAFLQPTDVTEEGSSQTRSVGTNSSNQSEGVFSSVKDEFVATEETHDQGVPQVQTSYYGHNATLFGQSAIGSSKPTNKFFQCKFCVRYFRSKNLLVEHTRKVHGHGANSTPGSMNYNIMMHDGFGKVFSCQFCTYKSPRRARIIKHQKMYHKNSLKETSPTTSQAVPVTVQETYKELPAEVVERSILESMVKPLTKSRGNFCCEWCSYQTPRRERWCDHMMKKHRGMVKILSSLRQDGMNMSELQNKTSLGSSPSTSFMPLNLGSHDLPNANVQSYRSPVNNVLPRGGAPKYPPMSYVPIKPKPSPNTGLMNMSDRSPYGFSDKSNVPPEMDDTAMLNDSSSDEEYIELDSENGLSSLDHHGSGMSGEPLLGSENNKLLETKGIPFRRYMNRFQCPFCPFLTMHRRSISRHIENIHLSGKTAVYKCDECPFSCKSPLRLGAHKQCHSGASPEWDTLGTFNDSMPSSLNESFDSSNINGRKSIFMTDSTQQYPYKCTMCSYSTTTLKGLRVHQQHKHSFCDNMPKSDSNMVRQTQESEPDSNSNMVRKSQTSILGLSSKNNFVAKASRKSSTDFPLDLSPGKKRTRIDEIASNLQSKINQSKQQEEDSVINVEDDEEENEVEIEVELDKEDDMSEPIMESENAYTLQQIWNKDANSTQKSMNFRNIQQNYSASNGAEIELTLSDDDDDYYYQSVVLKDQDSHALVSNQSGLFGENDQLNESSEYNEESGRLYYCKHCDFSNKSARSVSTHYQRMHPYIKFSFRYILDPNDHSAVYRCLECYIDYNNFDDLQQHYAEHHPEAMNVLNFDQSDLIYRCRFCSYTSPNVRSLMPHYQRMHPTVKINNAMIFSSYVVERQDELSSESQTLREILNSAPKSMATSTPSGQGASTTASLNKNATKSFASENENQKAPPSVNNVVVYDCDVCNFASPNMHSVLVHYQKKHPDEKASYFRIQKTMRIVSVDSGSAMSQLAFDGGSSITPSPSNVTTPNQEFNAEIYFCKHCSYTNRSVVGVLVHYQKRHPEIKVTAKYIRQAPPTAAGMINSDSQQSTHSTKPATTQNAKKSTLQPRENEMFFCQHCDYGNQTVKGVLIHYQKKHRDFKVNADVIRQHTAAIRSLCDQGQKKLDTNTNLAPSAADNEKTKLRSLRCRQCSYSTPYVYALRKHMKKDHPNLKATVTSILKWAFLDGFIEAGYHCEWCIYSHPEPSGLLEHYQRRHPEHYVDYTYMATKLCAGPENVAQAASDSKSYKCRDCSFEGPSIWDITNHYQAFHPWALKGDESILLDIIKEKDASDKANAEDSILSHIQSIQNPVTNTEPQLDSGDESNLLQEKSLQSTGHSALSSSPYQCAVCQSEYNNLHGLLTHYGKKHPGMKVKAADFAQDTDINHGAVYKCRHCPYINTRIHGVLTHYQKRHPTIKVTAEDFVHDVEPPSEMSQNDAEEHNRIFKQGYGAYRCKICPYFHGTLEKLKIHYEKYHDQPEPDILSQSSPRDSCSGDPETLSDDQPPQTVVTLEPGEVPDEASFKHNHVPSHTVFRCQLCKYFCSTRKGIARHYRIKHNNVRAQPEGKNNLFKCALCAYTNPIRKGLAAHYQKRHDIDAYYTHCLAASRTVTDKPNKVIIPTPPKDDSPELSDELKKAVERKKCSLCPFQSFSKKGIVSHYMKRHPGVIPKKQNASKLGCYFTAVYAEENECQSSGEDKLEPEAPVVEEPEPPEPELLPFRCIKCFKLSFSTPELLCMHYTDHHSKDIKRDFSVLGTTGTRSSTTTYQCKHCGSKLNSVTELTLHLNSHIEDFQKRAKRQERRKQLMNKQKSTETALADGKPDKTGQEGLPKPQKEKVVVGYKCKFCVEVHPTLRAICNHLRKHVQYGNVPPDFKDDEDDITDMNDDVDKEPDSSNASVAEGAVEGEAKEPNQEEQSRPGGYPCTQCDRVLMSMQGLRSHERSHLALALFTREDKYSCQFCSFVSAFRHNLDRHIQTHHGHHKPFRCKLCPFKSSYNSRLKTHIIKAHGGDHAYKCSSCPFSTMTISLLKDHSLKVHGKMLTLPRLRTIVQTIPRAKQSSRIGKETESLYSEPPDVQQQLNHYQSAALAKNNSNNSPVPLPVVNTSAELKQEAVLNCEFCEFSSGYIQSIRRHYRDKHGGKKLFKCKDCTFYTCFKSAFTMHVEAGHSGTPKEGPKDLRCPFCLYHTKYKHNMIDHIVLHREERVVPIEVCRSKLSKQLQGVVFRCDKCTFTCSSDESLQQHIEKHNELKPYKCQLCYYESKQSEELDSHLREEHKVSRNFELVGLVNLDQLEQMKDKTDTSSSDEEETGFKSEDTVPFPDNKVATPEKRFRCEFCGRTFTQDSEWERHVLRHGMTISENPKEIEETRKQEDNVEESQMDYVNKVEKTEERLGDYCQQTKTSSFKNLTISEKVETKKE; translated from the exons ATGGAGGTTCTGCAGTGTGATGGTTGCGACTTTAGAGCCCAGTCCTATGATGAACTAAAGGCTCACATTCAAGATGTACATACTGCATTTTTGCAACCCACAGATGTAACGGAAGAAGGTTCTAGTCAGACTAGATCAGTGGGTACAAATTCCAGCAACCAGTCAGAAGGTGTGTTCTCTTCAGTTAAAGATGAATTTGTTGCAACAGAAGAAACTCATG ACCAGGGTGTTCCTCAAGTTCAAACTTCATATTATGGCCATAACGCAACTTTATTTGGTCAATCTGCAATAGGAAGCTCAAAGCCGACCAACAAATTTTTCCAGTGCAAGTTTTGTGTTCGTTATTTCAGATCCAAAAATCTACTTGTGGAACATACCAGAAAGGTTCATGGTCATGGAGCAAATTCAACCCCTGGATCTATGAACTATAATATTATGATGCACGATGGCTTTGGAAAGGTTTTCTCCTGCCAGTTTTGTACTTACAAGTCACCCCGAAGAGCAAGAATAATCAAGCATCAAAAAATGTATCATAAGAATAGCCTAAAAGAGACTTCACCTACAACCTCACAAGCTGTTCCTGTGACAGTTCAAGAAACTTATAAGGAacttccagcagaagtagtagaacGTAGTATTCTTGAATCAATGGTGAAGCCCTTAACAAAGTCTAGGGGTAACTTTTGTTGTGAATGGTGTAGCTATCAGACACCCCGAAGGGAACGCTGGTGTGATCATATGATGAAAAAACATCGTGGGATGGTCAAGATACTGTCAAGCTTACGGCAAGATGGCATGAACATGTCAgagttacaaaataaaacttcaCTTGGTTCAAGTCCTAGCACCAGCTTTATGCCACTGAACTTAGGGTCACATGATCTCCCTAATGCTAATGTTCAGAGCTATAGAAGCCCTGTCAATAATGTACTACCTAGAGGGGGTGCTCCCAAATATCCACCCATGTCATATGTTCCAATTAAGCCAAAGCCTTCTCCAAATACAGGCCTCATGAACATGTCAGATAGGTCACCGTATGGGTTTTCAGACAAGTCTAATGTTCCACCGGAAATGGATGATACTGCAATGCTAAACGATTCTAGTTCAGATGAAGAGTATATTGAGCTGGATAGTGAAAATGGTTTAAGCTCACTGGATCATCATGGTTCAGGAATGTCTGGAGAGCCATTGTTGGGTTCAGAAAACAACAAATTACTAGAAACAAAGGGAATTCCATTTAGAAGGTACATGAACAGATTTCAGTGTCCTTTCTGCCCGTTTCTTACAATGCATCGACGGAGCATCTCTCGGCATATTGAAAACATTCACCTATCTGGGAAGACTGCTGTATACAAGTGTGATGAATGTCCATTTTCATGCAAAAGCCCTTTAAGGCTTGGTGCACATAAACAATGTCATTCTGGTGCATCACCTGAGTGGGATACACTAGGCACATTCAATGATAGTATGCCTTCATCCTTAAATGAAAGTTTTGATAGTAGTAATATCAATGGGAGAAAATCTATATTTATGACTGATTCTACCCAACAGTATCCTTACAAATGCACCATGTGCAGTTATTCTACTACTACTCTAAAGGGTCTACGTGTTCATCAACaacacaaacattcattttgtGACAATATGCCTAAGTCTGATAGTAATATGGTGAGGCAGACACAGGAGAGTGAACCAGATTCCAATTCCAATATGGTTAGGAAGAGCCAGACGTCCATATTGGGATTatcttctaaaaataattttgtggcAAAGGCATCTCGAAAAAGTTCAACTGACTTTCCTTTAGACTTGTCacctgggaaaaaaagaacaaggaTTGATGAAATTGCGAGCAATCTGCAGAGCAAAATTAATCAGAGTAAACAGCAGGAAGAGGATTCTGTCATTAATGTGGAAGATGATGAGGAGGAGAATGAAGTGGAGATAGAAGTAGAGCTAGACAAGGAAGATGATATGTCCGAACCAATAATGGAGTCAGAAAATGCATATACCCTTCAGCAGATCTGGAACAAGGATGCAAATTCTACCCAGAAAAGCATGAACTTCAGAAATATTCAGCAAAATTATTCAGCATCCAATGGCGCAGAAATTGAGTTGACTCTgtcagatgatgatgatgattattacTACCAGTCTGTGGTCCTCAAAGACCAAGACTCTCACGCATTAGTATCTAATCAGTCTGGTTTGTTTGGTGAAAATGACCAACTGAATGAAAGTTCTGAATATAATGAGGAGTCTGGAAGATTATACTACTGTAAGCACTGTGACTTTAGCAACAAATCTGCAAGGAGTGTTAGTACTCATTATCAGAGGATGCATCCATATATAAAGTTTAGTTTTCGGTATATTTTGGATCCAAATGATCACAGTGCAGTATACAGATGCCTAGAATGCTATATTGACTACAATAATTTTGATGACTTGCAGCAACATTATGCTGAGCATCACCCAGAGGCAATGAATGTTCTCAATTTTGACCAATCTGATCTGATATATCGGTGTCGCTTTTGTTCTTACACAAGTCCAAATGTTCGAAGCTTGATGCCACATTACCAAAGAATGCATCCAACCGTTAAAATCAACAATGCAATGATATTTTCCAGTTATGTCGTTGAACGTCAAGATGAATTATCTTCTGAATCACAGACATTGAGGGAAATCTTGAATTCTGCACCTAAAAGCATGGCCACATCTACTCCATCGGGGCAAGGTGCTAGCACCACTGcatctttaaacaaaaatgccaCAAAGTCCTTTGCATCAGAAAATGAAAATCAAAAGGCACCACCTTCAGTTAATAATGTGGTAGTTTATGACTGCGACGTATGTAATTTTGCAAGTCCAAACATGCATTCTGTCCTAGTTCATTATCAGAAAAAACATCCGGATGAAAAGGCTTCCTACTTTAGGATTCAAAAAACAATGCGTATTGTCTCTGTTGACAGTGGATCTGCAATGTCACAGCTGGCATTTGATGGAGGCTCTTCCATAACACCATCTCCCTCTAATGTGACTACACCAAACCAAGAATTTAATGCTGAAATATACTTTTGCAAGCACTGCTCATATACCAATCGCTCGGTTGTTGGCGTATTAGTTCACTATCAAAAACGACATCCTGAAATTAAAGTCACTGCAAAGTACATTAGACAGGCACCTCCAACAGCCGCTGGGATGATAAATTCTGATTCCCAACAAAGCACACATTCAACAAAACCAGCTACTACCCAGAATGCAAAGAAGAGCACATTACAACCTCGAGAAAATGAGATGTTTTTCTGTCAGCACTGTGATTATGGGAATCAGACTGTTAAAGGCGTTCTTATTCATTATCAAAAGAAACACAGGGATTTTAAAGTAAACGCAGATGTAATTAGACAGCATACAGCTGCCATTAGGAGCCTTTGTGATCAGGGGCAAAAGAAGCTTGACACAAACACAAATTTAGCACCTTCAGCTGCtgataatgaaaaaacaaaacttcgAAGTCTCAGGTGTAGACAGTGTTCATATTCAACTCCTTACGTGTATGCTCTAAGAAAACATATGAAAAAAGATCATCCTAATTTGAAGGCAACAGTTACTTCAATATTGAAATGGGCCTTTTTAGATGGCTTCATAGAAGCTGGTTATCACTGTGAATGGTGTATCTATTCCCATCCAGAACCAAGCGGTTTGCTTGAACATTACCAAAGAAGACACCCTGAACATTATGTGGATTATACCTACATGGCTACTAAGTTATGTGCAGGTCCAGAAAATGTTGCACAAGCTGCATCAGACTCCAAATCCTATAAATGTAGAGACTGTAGTTTTGAGGGACCCTCTATATGGGATATAACTAATCACTATCAAGCCTTTCACCCTTGGGCACTAAAAGGGGATGAATCAATACTActtgacataataaaagaaaaagatgcTTCGGACAAGGCAAATGCAGAAGACTCTATTTTGTCCCATATTCAGTCAATACAGAACCCTGTAACCAACACTGAGCCACAATTGGACAGTGGGGATGAATCTAATTTATTGCAAGAAAAAAGCTTACAGTCAACTGGTCACTCTGCATTATCTTCTTCGCCATATCAGTGCGCAGTCTGTCAATCTGAATACAATAACCTACATGGCCTTCTTACACACTATGGCAAAAAACATCCTGGTATGAAGGTGAAAGCTGCTGATTTTGCACAGGACACAGACATTAACCATGGAGCTGTGTATAAATGCAGGCACTGTCCTTATATAAACACTCGAATTCACGGAGTCCTCACTCACTATCAAAAACGTCATCCTACCATAAAAGTCACTGCTGAAGATTTTGTACATGACGTGGAACCGCCTTCTGAAATGTCTCAGAATGATGCAGAAGAGCATAATCGCATCTTTAAGCAAGGGTATGGTGCTTACAGATGCAAAATATGCCCTTACTTCCACGGGACCCTTGAAAAGTTAAAAATCCATTATGAAAAATATCACGACCAACCGGAACCTGACATACTCTCACAATCCTCCCCAAGAGACAGTTGTTCAGGGGACCCAGAGACCCTTTCTGATGATCAGCCACCTCAGACTGTTGTTACTCTGGAGCCTGGAGAGGTCCCTGATGAAGCAAGTTTTAAACATAACCATGTCCCTTCCCATACTGTCTTTAGGTGCCAGCTATGTAAATACTTCTGCTCTACCAGAAAAGGGATAGCACGACACTACCGCATCAAACATAACAATGTTCGAGCTCAACCAGAaggaaaaaacaatttattcaaATGCGCACTTTGTGCATATACAAATCCAATTCGCAAAGGCCTTGCTGCCCACTACCAGAAGCGGCATGATATTGATGCATATTACACCCATTGTTTAGCTGCATCCAGAACGGTTACTGACAAGCCCAATAAAGTTATCATTCCCACCCCTCCTAAAGACGACTCTCCAGAACTGAGTGATGAATTAAAGAAAGcagtggaaagaaaaaaatgttctctcTGTCCTTTTCAGTCCTTCAGCAAAAAAGGTATTGTTTCCCATTATATGAAACGCCATCCAGGTGTTATTCCCAAAAAGCAAAATGCCAGCAAGCTCGGTTGTTACTTTACAGCTGTGTATGCGGAAGAAAATGAATGCCAAAGTTCTGGTGAAGACAAGCTTGAACCTGAAGCACCAGTTGTTGAAGAGCCTGAGCCTCCAGAACCTGAATTGCTTCCATTTAGGTGTATAAAATGCTTTAAACTCTCATTTAGTACTCCTGAGCTGCTGTGCATGCATTATACAGACCACCACAGTAAGGACATAAAGAGGGACTTCTCCGTTTTGGGCACTACTGGCACAAGATCCTCTACCACCACATATCAATGCAAGCATTGTGGCAGCAAGCTGAACAGTGTAACTGAGCTGACCTTGCACTTGAATTCTCACATAGAAGACTTTCAGAAACGTGCAAAACGCCAGGAAAGACGGAAGCAGCTTATGAACAAGCAAAAAAGCACAGAGACTGCTCTTGCAGATGGTAAACCTGATAAG ACTGGTCAGGAGGGGCTGCCTAAACCCCAGAAGGAAAAGGTAGTTGTTGGCTACAAGTGTAAATTCTGTGTGGAAGTCCATCCAACACTCCGTGCCATCTGTAATCATCTCCGTAAACATGTCCAGTATGGCAATGTACCTCCTGACTTCAAG gatGACGAGGACGATATCACTGATATGAATGATGATGTTGACAAAGAACCTGATAGTTCAAATGCATCTGTAGCAGAAGGAGCTGTGGAAGGAGAAGCAAAAGAGCCCAATCAGGAGGAACAATCAAGACCCGGAGGCTATCCTTGTACCCAATGCGATCGTGTTTTAATGTCAATGCAAGGTCTCCGTTCCCATGAGAGAAGTCACTTGGCACTGGCACTGTTTACTCGAGAAGACAAATACAGCTGCCAGTTCTGCTCCTTTGTCTCTGCCTTCAGACACAa TTTGGACCGCCACATCCAGACTCATCATGGGCATCATAAACCATTCAGGTGCAAACTGTGCCCTTTCAAATCTTCCTATAATAGCCGACTGAAGACACACATTATTAAGGCTCATGGGG GGGATCATGCCTACAAATGCTCCTCTTGTCCGTTTTCCACTATGACAATCAGTCTACTGAAAGATCACTCTTTAAAAGTTCACGGAAAGATGTTAACTTTGCCCCGACTGCGCACCATTGTTCAGACAATCCCGAGAGCCAAGCAGTCCTCGCGGATTGGAAAGGAAACTG AGTCTTTGTATTCTGAGCCACCAGATGTTCAGCAGCAACTCAATCATTACCAGTCGGCTGCTCTAGCTAAAAATAACAGCAACAATAGCCCTGTGCCTCTTCCTGTGGTCAACACTTCAGCCGAGCTGAAACAGGAAGCGGTCCTCAACTGTGAATTCTGTGAATTTTCATCTGGATACATTCAAAGCATTCGTCGTCACTACCGAGAtaagcacggaggaaagaaactTTTTAAGTGCAAAGATTGCACTTTTTATACATGCTTTAA GTCTGCTTTTACTATGCATGTTGAAGCTGGACATTCAGGAACCCCCAAGGAAGGACCTAAAGACCTTCGTTGTCCATTCTGCCTGTAccacacaaaatataaacacaacATGATTGATCATATTGTCCTACACAGAG